gggtgaaggacgcttgcgtgaagccccagaaccggacaatatctggcaggggagccccgtgttcccccctcatgtggcccccacgtgggcactaggtgcctcacgtgcctcgcagaggcgggggcgtgacaccaacaatacacacacacacacacacacacacacacacacacacacacacacacatatatatatatatacacacacacacatatatatatacacacacacacacacacacacatatatatatatatacatacacacacacacacacatatacatatacatatatatatatatatacatatacatatatatatatacatatatatacacacacacacacacatatatatatatacatatatatatacatatacacatatatatacatatatatacatatacatatatatatacatatacacacacatatatatatatatacatatacatatatatatatatgtatatatatatatacatatacatatatatatatacatatatatacatatacacatatatatatatacatatatatacacacacacacacacacacacatatatatacatatactcatatatatatatatgagttattttttttaaaaaaataaaaaataacttttccctaaaaatcaaaaatttatattttatgaaaaaagttATAAAATATGATAAAATTGAATTTCCATTGAATAAAAATtaagatatttttctaaaaatatttttaaacttttaaatagaatgaaataaatctctttttattaaaaaatagcagatatttcaatttttttaaaaaatatttaattaaatataaattactttataatgtattattttttatcGTCAAACAATGCTTTTCAAAACGACATATATTGAAACATCTTCTTTTCAGTGAACCGAACAAACCCTCTATGTATTTATccttttattttcattattatgaTATAGGGCCGTGAAAACCGGtgctttctttttattgataataTAATAGAATCTAATTATGATTTCATGGATTTAAAAAACAATATAACGGAAGAACATAATAGCATATGTGCGGTACTTGGCAGTTGTTCTTCTCACAACCGAAATTTTGCGTTTGATAGGATCCATTATCAGAGACATAGGCTTTCATAAGACCAGAGGTGGCCGACTTAGATGCCATTCTTCCATGGATTAAACCACCGAGCGAAGTTAGAAAATCGCCCTTGGAAGAGAGACCAGAGAGTATCGAGGAATTAAATCATCACAGTGAACAGGAAGAAAATTATATGCTCATAAAAACTGAACAATTAATGAgtctgaaaaaagaaagaaaaaatcaatacaatgaggaagaggaagagtcaACTGACAGATCTTTGAGAAGAGATTAATGCCGAGAATCCTTGAGTAGAGAATTAAGAGTACTAATTATCAACTTTGAGAGCTTTAATTAGCCAGTTTTCTTTGGTCCCGGTTTCTCTTTGCCCTAATTAAATTCCAGTGCCAATTTGTTGTTTACATAGCAACATCAAAAATTTATGATGGTGTTGTTGGCTTGTCTCCGTCATTTCCTTGTTCTGAAGAACTGCTTTTAATTTATTACCGGACAGTGCTCGATGGTCGGAAACATATATAAAATGGTAATTGTGCCCGGATTCCAGGATGATGGCAGTTGGAGGCTGCCAAATCTTCAATATCTTAGTCCTTAGAGTAGAATTGAGAGCGGCATAAGCTGGGTTTGTTGGATTCAGGGTGCATGGTACTATGGATGGTGGAGGGGGCACCCCTTGCTTCAGGATATACAGGCTATGTTGAGGGGTGGCGTACATTTTCAGACTAAGCATGTTTTGAGGCTGCGGAGTAGATGGCGTTCTACTAGAACTGTATGAACCATCCATTatagcaataataataataataataataataataataataattgcgGCAAACAGATAATCTAACATGTGTTTGCTGCTTTGCCTAAACACATAAGAgttaactaattaatcatcatgTATATCTACCATTATgatgaaaaaaaagggaaaaaaaaactattatgCACGAGTCTGCAGTTTCTtgcaccatatatatatatatatataagcaagtttttttatatatatatatataactaaaGTGCTGCTTCAGCTTAGAACAGAAAAAAGACCGGCACAGAAGTGAACAGGAAAACACGCTTTGCTCACACACAGAATCCTGGGAAAAAAAACATAACTACAGGTACTTTTCACCGGCTGGGCGGCCACCGGAGGCCGGGTAAGTCGGGTCAACGGTTTTGGTGGGAGCTGCAGCAGTACCAACAGGACGATTATGATAGGGACCGGTGAGGGGAACGTGGGTGCCACGATGAGCGGCGGACTCCTCCCTGTGCTCGGCTTTCTCctggtggagctccgccttggcTTGGGCCTCTCTCGCCTTCCCTCGCTCCCGGGCCATCTCTTTCTCTTCGCGGCTTCGAGCCGTCGTCTCCTCCACCTTCTCCTCGCCCttggcggagtgcttcttcgcCTTCTCCTTGACCGTGCTtgccatatccttcaccttctcTTTCGCACCCTGCATGGTTTGCTGCTCTCGTTTCAAAGCCTAGGATAACCACGAGTGATTG
Above is a genomic segment from Phoenix dactylifera cultivar Barhee BC4 chromosome 2, palm_55x_up_171113_PBpolish2nd_filt_p, whole genome shotgun sequence containing:
- the LOC103700399 gene encoding late embryogenesis abundant protein 18, with translation MQGAKEKVKDMASTVKEKAKKHSAKGEEKVEETTARSREEKEMARERGKAREAQAKAELHQEKAEHREESAAHRGTHVPLTGPYHNRPVGTAAAPTKTVDPTYPASGGRPAGEKYL